The following coding sequences lie in one Fibrobacter sp. UWT2 genomic window:
- the mtgA gene encoding monofunctional biosynthetic peptidoglycan transglycosylase gives MDKVKLYFGKVKDFFKWFVNTTFARVAGVILKWLYRIINFIIRQALLILIIYSAIFSAAASYALYRAFIYGYDIYDGVAQLKDTQPEMSKYMEALRDSNPNIEIKHTYVPLDSISPYLRKAVIASEDAGFYFHPGFDIRAIAEALDANQMAGKTKFGGSTITQQLAKNLFLSGERSFNRKFKELAYALLMEHELGKDRILELYLNYAQWGKDIFGCQEACRTYYKKSCAKLSVDQAINLAAMLASPGKHHPNMRESQFMAKRRAVIYQNMFPKKDSVLVDSLRQLMAPIPKDSAAKAKASEKSIEKSPAKNPDKKPEKAPEKNSSKTSEKSAKAPAKASTKKK, from the coding sequence ATGGATAAAGTGAAGTTGTATTTTGGTAAGGTCAAGGACTTTTTTAAGTGGTTCGTGAACACGACGTTTGCTCGTGTTGCGGGTGTTATACTCAAGTGGCTTTACCGGATTATCAATTTCATTATCCGTCAGGCTTTGTTGATCCTGATTATCTATTCGGCCATTTTCTCGGCGGCAGCGTCTTACGCCTTGTACCGAGCCTTTATTTACGGCTACGATATTTACGACGGCGTGGCACAGCTTAAAGATACTCAGCCCGAAATGAGCAAGTATATGGAGGCTCTGCGCGATTCGAACCCGAATATCGAAATCAAGCACACCTACGTGCCGCTTGATTCCATTAGCCCGTACCTGCGCAAGGCGGTCATTGCAAGCGAAGATGCCGGTTTCTACTTCCATCCGGGATTTGACATTCGTGCCATTGCCGAAGCCTTGGATGCAAACCAGATGGCGGGGAAGACCAAGTTCGGAGGCTCTACGATTACGCAGCAGCTCGCGAAGAACCTGTTCTTGAGCGGGGAACGCTCCTTCAACCGCAAGTTCAAGGAACTTGCCTACGCGCTCCTGATGGAACATGAGCTCGGCAAGGACCGCATTCTGGAACTGTACCTGAATTACGCCCAGTGGGGCAAGGATATCTTTGGCTGTCAGGAAGCCTGCCGTACCTATTACAAGAAGAGCTGCGCCAAGCTGAGTGTCGATCAGGCTATCAACCTGGCTGCCATGCTCGCAAGCCCGGGCAAGCATCACCCGAACATGCGCGAAAGCCAGTTCATGGCCAAGCGTCGCGCCGTGATTTACCAGAACATGTTCCCCAAGAAGGACAGCGTGCTGGTGGATTCCTTGCGCCAGCTGATGGCTCCGATTCCCAAAGACAGTGCTGCCAAGGCAAAGGCATCGGAAAAATCTATAGAAAAGAGCCCGGCTAAAAACCCGGACAAAAAGCCCGAGAAGGCTCCGGAGAAAAATTCGTCGAAGACCTCTGAAAAGTCGGCGAAAGCTCCCGCGAAAGCCTCTACCAAAAAGAAATAA
- a CDS encoding argininosuccinate synthase has product MAKKESKKKVVLAYSGGLDTSIIIPWLKENYDCEVIAFAADLGQNDFPDAKALEDKALKTGASKCYVLDLKKEFLEDYVWPTVRAGAKYEGTYLLGTSFARPLIAKYQVKIAEKEGAYAVAHGATGKGNDQVRFELTYAALNPKLEIIAPWKDPKWTFHSREDAIDYAAAHKIPLNGISKKKIYSEDGNLWHLSHEGGVLEFPEQEHKYEFLKHTNTYEKAPNKADHVTITFDKGNPVAIDGKKMGAVELLEYLNKIGGKNACGLLDIVENRLVGLKSRGVYETPGGTLLYKAHECLQQLVLDKETLFEAQKMSMTYANLVYNGQWFTPLRQAMDAFFAEVNKVVTGDVTLKLYKGNIIPAGIKSPYSLYDMGLGGFTDVDMYDQKDATGFIRCYGLPLKTRALLLGNKTNVDFGKPVVLPKK; this is encoded by the coding sequence ATGGCTAAGAAAGAATCCAAGAAGAAGGTTGTCCTCGCTTATAGCGGTGGACTCGATACTTCCATCATCATCCCCTGGCTCAAGGAAAACTACGACTGCGAAGTGATCGCTTTCGCTGCCGACCTCGGTCAGAACGACTTCCCGGACGCTAAGGCCCTCGAAGACAAGGCTCTCAAGACTGGCGCTTCCAAGTGCTACGTTCTTGACCTCAAGAAGGAATTCCTCGAAGACTACGTTTGGCCGACCGTTCGCGCCGGTGCTAAGTACGAAGGAACCTACCTCCTGGGTACCTCTTTCGCCCGTCCGCTCATCGCCAAGTACCAGGTGAAGATTGCTGAAAAGGAAGGCGCCTACGCTGTTGCTCACGGTGCTACCGGTAAGGGTAACGACCAGGTCCGTTTTGAACTGACCTACGCCGCTCTCAACCCGAAGCTTGAAATCATTGCTCCGTGGAAGGACCCGAAGTGGACGTTCCACAGCCGTGAAGACGCTATCGACTACGCTGCCGCTCACAAGATTCCGCTCAACGGCATCAGCAAGAAGAAGATCTACTCCGAAGACGGTAACCTGTGGCACCTCTCTCACGAAGGTGGCGTTCTGGAATTCCCGGAACAGGAACACAAGTACGAATTCCTCAAGCACACCAACACGTATGAAAAGGCCCCGAACAAGGCTGATCACGTGACGATTACCTTCGATAAGGGTAATCCGGTTGCTATCGACGGCAAGAAGATGGGCGCTGTCGAACTCCTCGAATACCTGAACAAGATTGGTGGCAAGAACGCTTGCGGTCTCTTGGACATCGTCGAAAACCGCCTCGTCGGCCTGAAGAGCCGCGGCGTGTACGAAACTCCGGGTGGCACGCTCCTGTACAAGGCTCACGAATGCCTGCAGCAGCTCGTGCTCGACAAGGAAACTTTGTTCGAAGCCCAGAAGATGTCTATGACCTATGCCAACCTCGTGTACAATGGCCAGTGGTTCACTCCGCTCCGCCAGGCTATGGATGCCTTCTTCGCTGAAGTGAATAAGGTTGTTACCGGTGACGTGACCCTCAAGCTCTATAAGGGTAACATTATTCCGGCCGGCATCAAGAGCCCCTACAGCCTCTACGACATGGGCCTCGGTGGATTCACCGACGTTGACATGTACGACCAGAAGGACGCAACGGGCTTCATCCGCTGCTATGGCCTCCCGCTCAAGACGCGTGCTCTGTTGCTCGGCAACAAGACCAACGTCGACTTCGGCAAGCCGGTTGTTCTTCCGAAAAAGTAA
- a CDS encoding class I SAM-dependent rRNA methyltransferase — protein MKAITLKAGREKSALRYHPWIFSGAVDEVIGDPELGDTVEVYSYKSDFLGLAAYSPKSQIRGRFWTFGEKANIDREFFSDLLDRAIAARKSRGFDIDDKESAFRLINAENDGIPGCIIDKYADIYSVEILAAGAEVHRKDIYELLAEKTHCRGIYERCDSDVRKKEGLQLRTGCVYGEVPDEPVIINENGILFPIDVKNGHKTGYYLDQRDARRRIGEISKGKKVLNCFCYTGGFGLYALRGGCEKVYQVDVSKDALKLAKEGIMRNKLSTAHATHVEADVFQYLRKCRDKAETFDLIVLDPPKFVESKDNLQKGARGYKDINLLAMKLLAEGGMLATFSCSGLMEMDLFQKIIADAAADAHRRVQIIERFGQPADHPVNTAFPEGQYLKGLLVQVV, from the coding sequence ATGAAAGCAATTACCTTGAAAGCCGGACGCGAAAAGTCCGCACTGCGTTATCACCCCTGGATTTTTAGCGGAGCCGTTGACGAAGTCATCGGCGACCCGGAACTTGGCGACACCGTTGAAGTTTACAGCTACAAGAGCGACTTTCTGGGTCTTGCGGCGTACTCGCCCAAGTCCCAGATCCGCGGGCGCTTCTGGACGTTCGGCGAAAAGGCAAACATTGACCGCGAATTTTTTAGCGACTTGCTCGACCGCGCGATCGCTGCACGCAAGAGCCGCGGCTTTGACATCGATGACAAGGAATCCGCCTTCCGCCTGATTAACGCCGAGAACGACGGCATTCCAGGCTGCATCATCGACAAGTACGCCGACATTTACTCCGTGGAAATCCTCGCCGCCGGCGCCGAAGTCCACCGCAAAGACATTTACGAGCTGCTCGCCGAAAAGACGCACTGCCGCGGCATTTACGAACGCTGCGATTCCGACGTGCGCAAGAAAGAAGGCCTGCAGCTGCGCACCGGTTGCGTCTACGGCGAAGTGCCGGACGAACCAGTCATCATTAACGAAAACGGAATCCTCTTCCCCATCGACGTGAAGAACGGTCACAAGACCGGTTACTACCTGGACCAGCGCGATGCTCGTCGCCGCATTGGCGAAATTTCCAAGGGCAAGAAGGTTCTGAACTGTTTCTGCTATACCGGCGGCTTCGGGCTCTACGCTCTCCGCGGCGGTTGCGAAAAAGTTTATCAGGTGGATGTATCCAAGGACGCTCTCAAGCTCGCCAAGGAAGGCATCATGCGCAACAAGCTCAGCACCGCTCACGCCACACATGTGGAAGCCGACGTGTTCCAGTATCTGCGCAAGTGCCGCGACAAGGCCGAAACATTCGACCTCATCGTGCTGGACCCGCCCAAGTTCGTAGAAAGCAAGGACAACCTCCAGAAGGGTGCCCGCGGCTACAAGGACATCAACCTGCTCGCCATGAAGCTCTTGGCCGAAGGCGGCATGCTCGCGACCTTCAGCTGCTCGGGCCTTATGGAAATGGACTTATTCCAGAAGATTATCGCGGATGCCGCCGCCGATGCACATCGGCGCGTTCAAATCATTGAACGCTTCGGCCAACCCGCCGACCACCCCGTGAATACAGCCTTCCCCGAAGGCCAGTACCTCAAGGGATTGCTCGTTCAAGTTGTGTAA
- a CDS encoding family 16 glycosylhydrolase, with product MKKRFVISSIVALSASFAFADPPANFSGWEKVFEDNFDGTSLDKSKWNPTYNWGPTHNHRAYCAEENVIVSDGTLKLKGEKKKHPDASGRTAKFNGKEIPVDYTSGAIDTKGKFEVKYGYIEGRFKAPSQKGTWPAFWTLQDGWPPEIDILEIPASRKQHHYYLHYTDPSWYNSHGSAWDHEASFGGHKDDDVDRSAGFHNYGVEWDEGTLSFYFDDKKFASYNRPTEIKQLAAQYIIVNLAIGGWAGDDIDITTDKPAYFEADWVRVWQAKPAKPDTVRIFSMNFGTCMVRTAEDKLALGDCNGDNAVATITPLSSTTYRINFGDLSIDTPNESTDAGITMGLYKWNAGGHQKVVMEKQSGYEGSVVRMKMQHSNMYLRATTDGERVVQSWSDDWEWNQMWRLLPDTATVDSGRTALGNFASVYGTSVHYADGQLFVELASAFKNGATVRVLDLQGREVMRKQTMHGVALNVGSLPAGLYHVAVSDGKCVDVKRFKK from the coding sequence ATGAAAAAACGTTTTGTAATCTCGAGTATTGTGGCTTTGTCGGCGTCGTTCGCGTTCGCCGACCCGCCGGCGAATTTTAGCGGTTGGGAAAAGGTATTCGAAGACAACTTCGACGGCACAAGCCTCGACAAGTCTAAATGGAACCCGACGTACAACTGGGGCCCCACTCACAACCACCGTGCCTATTGTGCCGAAGAGAACGTGATTGTCTCTGACGGTACGCTCAAACTTAAAGGCGAAAAGAAAAAGCACCCCGATGCTAGCGGCAGAACGGCCAAGTTCAACGGTAAAGAAATCCCGGTTGACTACACATCGGGTGCCATTGATACCAAGGGAAAATTTGAAGTCAAGTACGGTTATATCGAAGGCCGTTTCAAGGCTCCGTCGCAAAAGGGAACCTGGCCTGCCTTCTGGACACTGCAAGACGGCTGGCCTCCGGAAATTGATATTTTGGAAATTCCCGCTTCGCGCAAACAGCACCATTACTACTTGCATTACACCGACCCGAGCTGGTACAACAGTCACGGTTCGGCTTGGGACCACGAAGCTTCCTTCGGCGGTCATAAGGATGATGACGTGGATCGTTCCGCAGGATTCCACAACTACGGCGTGGAATGGGACGAAGGGACTCTCAGCTTTTACTTTGACGATAAAAAGTTCGCAAGCTACAATCGCCCGACCGAAATCAAGCAGCTCGCGGCGCAGTACATTATCGTGAACCTTGCTATTGGTGGCTGGGCTGGTGATGATATTGATATCACGACGGATAAGCCTGCGTATTTTGAAGCGGACTGGGTGCGCGTGTGGCAAGCTAAGCCTGCGAAACCCGATACGGTACGCATTTTCTCGATGAATTTTGGAACCTGCATGGTGCGGACGGCTGAAGATAAACTTGCGCTTGGCGATTGCAATGGCGACAATGCCGTCGCAACAATTACGCCGCTTTCTTCAACGACTTACCGCATCAACTTCGGTGACTTGTCGATTGATACTCCGAACGAGTCGACTGATGCCGGCATTACAATGGGCTTGTACAAGTGGAATGCGGGCGGACACCAGAAGGTCGTGATGGAAAAACAGTCCGGCTACGAAGGCTCCGTGGTGCGCATGAAGATGCAACACAGCAACATGTACTTGCGTGCAACGACGGATGGCGAACGCGTGGTGCAGAGCTGGTCCGATGACTGGGAATGGAACCAGATGTGGCGCCTGTTGCCGGATACGGCTACGGTCGATTCTGGCCGAACCGCACTCGGTAATTTTGCAAGCGTGTACGGAACCTCGGTGCATTATGCCGATGGACAGTTGTTTGTAGAACTGGCGAGTGCTTTCAAAAATGGGGCGACAGTTCGCGTTCTGGATTTGCAGGGCCGCGAAGTCATGCGCAAGCAGACTATGCACGGTGTTGCGTTGAATGTAGGTTCGTTGCCCGCCGGCTTATACCATGTCGCGGTAAGCGACGGCAAATGCGTTGATGTCAAACGGTTCAAGAAGTAG
- a CDS encoding CHC2 zinc finger domain-containing protein, which yields MTNEELKQFKSAISITAVAQSLGVEVSHGKCRCFFPQRHSHGDRTPSVSISEERGTFRCWVCDDVRGDVISLVQLVKDCGFTEALNWLMEQYPFLVPASARKEMAKIAERAANAAARPRTTSAPAARVPEVALPPEPEEPPLVSDDDRKKIILSFLKRLSPVDNTPAGKWLARRRIYKPVWDKMLLRTITNYEEVNNSLKADFGEEVLKYVGLFNDKGHLRYYKHPLIFPYLDPQRRAFYFQSRAIDNTVVPKELNLRGTVPYPYNMVALDQKPGWVYLCEGVVDTLTFLGQRINAVGIPGVRSFKVEWLNLFRNKNVVLCLDHDEAGRSGMEYIGNLFTQAGIHNVILGEGMENLPTAMKEGEDINDWFGGKK from the coding sequence ATGACCAACGAAGAACTGAAACAATTCAAGTCGGCTATTTCGATTACGGCCGTTGCGCAGAGCCTGGGAGTAGAAGTCTCTCATGGCAAATGCCGTTGTTTCTTTCCGCAGCGTCATTCGCATGGTGACCGTACGCCGTCGGTTTCGATTTCCGAAGAACGCGGAACTTTCCGTTGCTGGGTTTGCGACGATGTTCGCGGCGACGTGATTTCGTTGGTTCAACTGGTAAAGGATTGCGGCTTTACCGAAGCGCTGAACTGGCTCATGGAACAGTACCCGTTCCTGGTGCCAGCCTCCGCCCGTAAGGAAATGGCGAAAATCGCCGAACGTGCTGCCAATGCGGCGGCACGTCCGCGTACGACAAGTGCGCCTGCGGCTCGCGTGCCCGAAGTGGCCCTGCCGCCTGAACCTGAGGAACCGCCGCTGGTTTCTGACGATGACCGCAAAAAGATTATCCTTTCGTTCCTCAAACGCTTAAGCCCTGTCGACAATACGCCTGCGGGCAAGTGGCTCGCTCGCCGTCGCATCTACAAGCCCGTGTGGGACAAGATGCTTTTGCGCACCATTACCAATTACGAAGAGGTGAACAACAGCCTCAAGGCGGACTTTGGCGAAGAGGTGCTGAAGTACGTGGGTCTCTTTAACGACAAGGGCCATTTGCGTTACTACAAGCACCCGTTGATTTTCCCGTATCTGGACCCGCAGCGCAGAGCGTTCTATTTCCAGTCTCGCGCCATCGATAACACGGTGGTGCCCAAGGAACTTAACTTGCGCGGCACGGTACCGTACCCGTACAATATGGTGGCGCTGGACCAAAAACCGGGTTGGGTCTATTTGTGCGAAGGCGTGGTCGATACGCTCACGTTTTTAGGACAAAGGATCAATGCGGTCGGAATTCCCGGTGTCCGCAGCTTCAAAGTGGAGTGGTTGAATCTTTTTAGAAACAAAAACGTGGTTCTTTGTCTGGATCATGATGAAGCAGGCCGTTCAGGCATGGAATATATCGGCAACTTGTTCACACAAGCGGGCATTCATAATGTAATTTTAGGCGAAGGGATGGAAAACTTGCCCACGGCCATGAAAGAAGGTGAAGACATCAATGATTGGTTCGGAGGAAAGAAGTAA
- a CDS encoding DUF3078 domain-containing protein, whose protein sequence is MKMKSLIKACAFACAFAAPAMAEGGMFEGTLPENWTADVVAAVRYNWYNFSNWQKDGTSNYTWLVTYDADVQGKWKVANWRNLIDIDLGQTWTKGVGKRKSNDRLFWESMLDFNMTEVLKPYVGNRFETQFMAGYEYSEDEDGNEVRTAISSFMDPAYETQVAGLAYVPNENFSQRLGFANRMTISRGYGYADKHYKEKVEAGQRGSIKEFRDEPGLESITEAKYAFSDIVSFKTRLWAFTNFEGTEQIDGLWENLLSVMIAPLVELQVGFDMAYDWDLDEDTQYKSMVLFGLTWRWF, encoded by the coding sequence ATGAAGATGAAATCACTTATCAAGGCTTGCGCATTCGCTTGCGCTTTTGCCGCTCCTGCAATGGCTGAAGGTGGCATGTTCGAAGGGACTCTCCCGGAAAACTGGACCGCTGACGTGGTCGCTGCAGTTCGCTATAACTGGTACAACTTCAGCAACTGGCAGAAGGACGGTACCTCGAACTATACTTGGCTCGTGACCTACGATGCCGACGTTCAGGGTAAGTGGAAAGTCGCCAACTGGCGTAACCTCATCGACATTGACCTCGGTCAGACTTGGACCAAGGGCGTGGGCAAGCGTAAGTCCAACGACCGCCTCTTCTGGGAATCCATGCTTGACTTCAACATGACCGAAGTCCTCAAGCCCTACGTTGGTAACCGCTTTGAAACTCAGTTCATGGCTGGCTACGAATATAGCGAAGACGAAGATGGCAACGAAGTCAGAACCGCAATTTCTAGCTTCATGGATCCTGCATACGAAACGCAGGTTGCCGGTCTTGCTTACGTTCCGAACGAAAACTTCTCTCAGCGCCTCGGCTTTGCAAACCGTATGACCATTTCTAGGGGCTACGGCTATGCTGACAAGCATTATAAGGAAAAGGTCGAAGCTGGTCAGAGAGGTTCCATTAAGGAGTTCCGCGACGAACCCGGTCTCGAATCTATCACCGAAGCCAAGTATGCCTTCTCTGACATCGTGAGCTTCAAGACCCGTCTGTGGGCCTTCACCAACTTCGAAGGTACTGAACAGATTGATGGCCTTTGGGAAAACCTGCTCTCTGTGATGATTGCACCGCTCGTTGAACTCCAGGTTGGCTTCGACATGGCCTACGACTGGGATCTCGACGAAGATACGCAGTACAAGAGCATGGTGCTCTTCGGTCTGACCTGGCGCTGGTTCTAA
- a CDS encoding VanZ family protein encodes MAIIFKISSLTNEQLQDFPHIWDKLAHFCEYATLAGCYAMLWTRGEWSKRQWLRVLVVGVLALIYGCTDEYHQSFVEGRDSSVLDLVADLTGGLTGGIVYAVVTRILNRFDPVPEEKVDSRP; translated from the coding sequence ATGGCGATCATTTTTAAGATTTCTTCGCTGACGAATGAACAGCTGCAGGATTTTCCGCATATTTGGGATAAACTGGCCCACTTTTGCGAATACGCAACGCTTGCCGGTTGCTATGCTATGCTCTGGACTCGGGGCGAATGGTCCAAGCGCCAGTGGCTGCGTGTGCTTGTGGTAGGTGTACTCGCTTTGATTTACGGCTGTACCGACGAATACCACCAGAGTTTTGTGGAAGGCCGCGACAGCAGCGTGCTTGACTTGGTGGCTGACTTGACCGGTGGACTCACGGGCGGCATTGTTTACGCCGTTGTCACGCGAATCTTGAATCGCTTTGACCCGGTGCCGGAAGAAAAAGTAGACAGTAGGCCGTAG
- the murB gene encoding UDP-N-acetylmuramate dehydrogenase yields MILSENEPMCKHTSFKVGGPARYFVKAENADDLKEAFALAHEKALPYFILGNGTNLLVADKGFDGIVITLAGKFSEINDLGNGAFHVGAATPLGRFARNAMKQGFAGIHKLAGIPGTLGGAIYMNAGAYGQEIGTCCTTVTTIDTDGNLHEHAASECGFGYRQSAFQKLGETIVSATFQLPAASAEGKTVADLEAELAECMAKRKASQPLNMPNAGSTFKRLSAGAADTPTQIAPGYYIEQTGLKGYRMGGAEVSTVHANFIVNVGGATAADIMNLSKFVQARVAEKFGIQLHREIILLGEFE; encoded by the coding sequence ATGATTCTTTCTGAAAACGAACCTATGTGCAAGCACACTTCCTTTAAGGTCGGAGGGCCGGCACGCTATTTCGTAAAAGCGGAAAATGCCGACGATTTAAAGGAAGCTTTCGCCTTAGCGCACGAAAAAGCGCTTCCCTACTTTATTTTAGGGAACGGCACGAACCTGCTGGTTGCAGACAAAGGCTTTGATGGCATCGTGATTACGCTTGCGGGTAAATTTTCAGAAATAAATGATTTAGGAAACGGAGCATTCCATGTCGGTGCCGCCACTCCGCTGGGCAGGTTTGCACGCAACGCGATGAAGCAAGGTTTTGCAGGCATCCACAAGCTCGCCGGAATTCCGGGAACCTTGGGTGGCGCGATTTACATGAACGCAGGTGCCTACGGCCAAGAAATCGGAACCTGCTGCACCACCGTCACGACGATTGACACCGACGGCAACTTACATGAGCACGCCGCAAGCGAATGCGGTTTCGGCTACAGACAAAGCGCCTTCCAAAAATTAGGTGAAACGATTGTCTCCGCCACATTCCAGTTGCCCGCAGCAAGTGCAGAAGGCAAGACCGTCGCTGACCTCGAAGCGGAACTCGCCGAATGTATGGCGAAGCGCAAGGCAAGCCAGCCGCTGAACATGCCGAATGCAGGCTCCACCTTCAAGCGCCTTTCCGCCGGAGCCGCCGACACACCCACACAAATTGCGCCGGGCTATTACATTGAGCAGACAGGCCTCAAGGGCTACCGCATGGGTGGTGCCGAAGTCAGCACCGTACATGCGAACTTCATCGTAAACGTGGGTGGAGCAACCGCCGCAGACATCATGAATTTAAGCAAATTCGTGCAGGCAAGAGTTGCCGAGAAATTCGGCATCCAACTGCACCGCGAAATAATATTACTCGGAGAATTTGAGTAA